The following coding sequences lie in one Niabella agricola genomic window:
- a CDS encoding c-type cytochrome, translating into MKKLAGLFFVSAVVIFSCNRKAAPTIPNRPVEPVAGNKADTADFSSSNPLVAGKAIYEIKCTKCHKAKNVADWTQDEWKPILNSMVKKAKLNDLQVSQVTQYVNANAKK; encoded by the coding sequence ATGAAGAAATTAGCAGGTCTGTTTTTTGTATCCGCTGTTGTTATTTTCAGTTGTAACCGCAAAGCCGCGCCAACCATACCCAACAGGCCGGTTGAGCCGGTTGCCGGCAATAAGGCGGATACCGCAGACTTCAGTTCCAGCAATCCGCTGGTGGCCGGAAAGGCTATTTACGAAATAAAGTGCACGAAATGCCATAAGGCAAAAAATGTGGCCGACTGGACGCAGGATGAATGGAAACCGATCCTGAATTCAATGGTAAAAAAGGCCAAGCTCAATGATCTCCAGGTATCGCAGGTGA
- a CDS encoding c-type cytochrome: MKKIILCAYIALVAAVACTPKASPTTTDAIIPEASSVSSNQATIDAGHTIFTTKCTKCHGAKDKAVASKSYEELRPILASMTKKAKLSKEEIEQVSAYVYANAKK; the protein is encoded by the coding sequence ATGAAAAAGATAATTCTTTGTGCATACATTGCCCTGGTAGCGGCTGTTGCCTGTACCCCCAAAGCGTCGCCAACCACTACAGACGCTATCATTCCAGAGGCTTCCAGTGTTAGCAGTAACCAGGCTACCATTGATGCCGGTCATACGATCTTTACTACAAAATGTACCAAGTGCCACGGAGCAAAAGATAAAGCTGTTGCCTCCAAATCGTATGAAGAATTAAGACCGATATTGGCCTCCATGACTAAAAAGGCCAAGCTGAGCAAGGAAGAGATCGAGCAGGTTTCGGCTTATGTATACGCCAATGCAAAAAAATAA
- the pnuC gene encoding nicotinamide riboside transporter PnuC, with translation MSYLEFFGVLSGLAATWLSARAHIISWPVGIVNVILSFLLYYQVHLYPDMLLQVFFLITNIMGWWRWAHPRVFEADTKKQLKVSFMKPAQLTRTILLAGAGTFLLGNFAGRLHEWFPKIFSAPSSFPFADSFIMIMSILATFYMIQKKIECWIIWLLVDIAATVLYYVKGIRFYSLEYLIFTGIVIFGFLHWIKEYRSYSSNPRSI, from the coding sequence ATGAGTTACCTTGAATTTTTTGGAGTGCTGAGCGGTCTTGCAGCCACCTGGCTTTCTGCCCGCGCACATATCATCAGTTGGCCCGTAGGCATCGTAAATGTGATCCTTTCCTTCTTGCTGTACTACCAGGTACACCTGTATCCGGATATGCTGCTGCAGGTCTTTTTTCTTATTACCAATATCATGGGCTGGTGGCGCTGGGCGCATCCCCGGGTGTTTGAAGCAGATACTAAAAAACAACTGAAAGTTAGTTTTATGAAACCGGCACAGTTAACACGCACCATTCTGCTGGCCGGAGCCGGCACGTTCCTACTGGGAAATTTTGCAGGCCGTCTGCATGAATGGTTTCCTAAAATTTTCTCTGCACCCAGCTCCTTTCCTTTTGCAGATTCCTTTATCATGATCATGAGCATCCTGGCTACTTTTTACATGATTCAGAAAAAAATCGAGTGCTGGATCATCTGGCTGTTGGTAGACATTGCCGCTACGGTGCTTTATTATGTAAAAGGTATCCGGTTCTATAGCCTGGAGTACCTCATCTTTACCGGCATCGTCATTTTTGGCTTTCTCCACTGGATAAAGGAGTACCGCTCCTACTCCTCAAACCCCAGGAGCATCTAA
- the serS gene encoding serine--tRNA ligase, translating to MLQLQVLRQDTEAVKQRLAVKNFKELGLVDEIISLDDQRKKSQLEFDTTQSLINSASKAIGQLMAKGDKEAAEAKKAEVAAAKQKLQPISEQLAQTEKELQEKLVLLPNLPAPLVPPGHSAEDNEVVRENGTRPVLGADAVPHWDLIKTFDLVDFETGAKITGSGFPLYKGQGARLQRALVQYFLNENIAAGYTEYLPPFMVNEASAYGTGQLPDKEGQMYHMPADNFYMIPTSEVPVTNIYRDTILKPEQLPVKMTAYSPCFRREAGSFGKDVRGLNRVHQFEKVEIVQLTHPDKSYGALEEMVAHVEKLLQSLELPYRILRLCGGDMSFTSALTYDFEVYSAAQERWLEVSSTSNFEAYQTNRMKIRFKDENGKTQLVHSLNGSALALPRIVACLLENNQQGDQIRLPRVLVPYFGKEAITK from the coding sequence ATGTTGCAATTACAGGTATTACGACAGGACACAGAAGCTGTTAAACAGCGGCTGGCAGTAAAGAACTTTAAAGAGCTTGGACTGGTGGATGAAATCATTTCGCTGGACGATCAACGTAAAAAATCGCAGCTTGAGTTTGATACCACGCAATCCCTAATCAACAGTGCTTCAAAAGCCATCGGTCAGCTAATGGCTAAGGGCGATAAAGAAGCCGCCGAAGCAAAAAAAGCAGAGGTAGCCGCCGCCAAGCAAAAACTACAGCCCATCAGTGAACAGCTGGCCCAAACAGAAAAAGAGCTGCAGGAAAAACTGGTACTGCTGCCAAACCTGCCCGCACCCCTGGTTCCTCCGGGGCATAGCGCGGAAGACAACGAAGTGGTACGGGAAAACGGTACCAGGCCTGTACTGGGCGCCGATGCGGTACCGCATTGGGATCTGATCAAAACATTTGACCTGGTTGATTTTGAAACCGGCGCCAAAATAACCGGCAGTGGCTTCCCCTTGTATAAAGGCCAGGGAGCCCGGTTACAACGTGCACTGGTTCAATATTTCCTGAACGAGAACATAGCGGCAGGTTATACGGAATACCTTCCCCCGTTTATGGTTAATGAAGCCTCGGCCTACGGTACGGGACAGTTGCCCGATAAAGAAGGGCAGATGTATCATATGCCCGCGGATAATTTTTATATGATCCCCACTTCCGAGGTCCCGGTAACGAATATTTACCGCGACACGATTCTGAAACCGGAACAATTACCGGTGAAGATGACGGCCTACTCCCCCTGCTTCCGACGTGAGGCCGGCAGCTTTGGTAAAGATGTGCGCGGTCTTAACCGGGTACACCAGTTTGAAAAAGTAGAGATCGTACAACTTACTCATCCCGACAAAAGCTATGGAGCACTGGAAGAAATGGTGGCCCACGTAGAAAAACTACTGCAAAGCCTGGAACTGCCCTACCGCATCCTGCGACTTTGCGGCGGAGATATGTCGTTCACCTCTGCGCTTACGTACGATTTTGAAGTATACAGCGCCGCCCAGGAACGCTGGCTGGAAGTAAGCTCCACTTCTAACTTTGAGGCCTATCAAACCAACCGGATGAAGATCCGCTTCAAAGACGAGAATGGTAAAACCCAGCTGGTTCATTCACTTAACGGCAGCGCACTGGCATTGCCGCGTATCGTAGCCTGTTTGCTGGAAAATAATCAGCAGGGCGATCAAATCCGGCTGCCCAGGGTGTTGGTGCCGTATTTCGGAAAAGAAGCAATTACAAAATAA
- a CDS encoding COX15/CtaA family protein, with product MQLQKNKPVATWLFIGAGMLIIQVLLGGLTRLTGSGLSITEWQPILGALPPMNEQAWNEAFEKYKQIAQFKYIHNHFTLSDFKGIYFWEWLHRDWARLIGIVFLIPFIWFIVKKKIDRSMLGPMIILFFLGGLQGAIGWIMVSSGVGTDLVYVSHIRLAVHFLAALLLLCYVVWFALKLTVREDQVATDNSIRHFNILLLAVITLQLIYGAFMAGTHAGKASITWPTINGSMIPSASMLTEGGFWSDITHNLITIQFIHRGLAYLITVLMVVFTLRLIRLPKFTLLYKIRFLPMALVLVQVVLGILALMNYLTPGKLLLSILHQLVGMLLLVCMVVTLFLVRKAAVLQTKTAMGVPTTVS from the coding sequence ATGCAATTACAAAAGAATAAACCGGTTGCCACCTGGTTGTTTATCGGCGCCGGAATGCTCATCATACAGGTTTTGTTAGGCGGACTTACAAGACTTACCGGTTCCGGGCTTTCTATTACCGAATGGCAACCGATCCTGGGCGCCCTGCCACCAATGAACGAACAGGCCTGGAATGAGGCGTTTGAAAAGTATAAACAGATCGCGCAATTTAAATACATCCATAATCATTTTACCCTGTCGGATTTTAAGGGCATCTATTTCTGGGAATGGCTGCACCGCGATTGGGCGCGGCTGATCGGTATTGTATTCCTGATCCCTTTTATATGGTTTATTGTAAAAAAGAAAATAGACCGCAGTATGCTGGGGCCTATGATCATCCTCTTTTTTCTGGGTGGCCTGCAGGGGGCTATCGGCTGGATCATGGTCAGCAGCGGCGTGGGTACCGACCTGGTGTATGTAAGCCATATACGCCTGGCTGTGCATTTCCTGGCCGCCCTGCTGTTGTTGTGTTATGTGGTTTGGTTTGCGTTGAAATTAACCGTAAGGGAAGATCAGGTCGCAACCGATAACAGCATACGCCATTTTAATATCCTGCTGCTGGCCGTAATTACCTTACAGCTGATCTATGGCGCCTTTATGGCTGGCACGCATGCGGGTAAAGCGTCCATTACCTGGCCCACCATCAACGGCAGCATGATCCCTTCTGCATCGATGCTGACTGAAGGCGGTTTTTGGAGCGATATCACCCACAACCTGATTACCATTCAATTTATCCACCGTGGACTGGCCTACCTGATCACGGTACTGATGGTGGTTTTCACCCTGCGATTGATCAGGCTTCCAAAGTTTACATTACTGTATAAAATCCGTTTCCTGCCCATGGCTCTGGTACTGGTACAGGTAGTACTGGGCATACTGGCATTGATGAACTACCTTACCCCGGGAAAACTACTGCTCAGCATTCTTCACCAACTCGTAGGCATGCTGCTGCTGGTTTGTATGGTAGTTACCCTGTTTTTGGTAAGGAAGGCGGCGGTGCTGCAAACAAAAACAGCCATGGGTGTACCAACGACTGTTTCCTGA
- a CDS encoding helix-hairpin-helix domain-containing protein, with protein sequence MKDVVFSLPGEALGTANSAVLLGDFNNWDIDKAIALKPHKDGTLKAKVKLEPGQTYEYRFLLSDGRWVNDWEAQGYVHKHHFGIDNSVITVEAGLPAEKKTKTKAADKAPKAAARTAKKVAEVVKNDLTKIEGIGPAIAKLLEQEGIQNFKDLSKATIKKLKGVLDAAGSKFAMHDPKSWPKQAKLAAAEKWEELKALQQELLGGK encoded by the coding sequence ATGAAGGATGTCGTATTCTCGCTCCCCGGCGAGGCGCTTGGAACCGCAAACTCGGCTGTTCTGCTAGGAGATTTTAATAACTGGGATATTGATAAGGCTATTGCCTTAAAGCCTCATAAAGACGGTACGTTAAAGGCAAAAGTAAAGCTGGAGCCCGGGCAAACCTATGAATACCGGTTTTTGTTAAGCGACGGCCGCTGGGTAAATGACTGGGAAGCCCAGGGTTATGTACATAAGCATCATTTCGGCATCGACAATTCGGTGATTACCGTTGAGGCGGGTCTGCCGGCAGAAAAAAAGACAAAGACCAAGGCCGCAGATAAAGCACCCAAAGCTGCTGCCAGGACAGCAAAAAAAGTAGCCGAAGTGGTGAAGAATGATCTTACAAAGATTGAAGGGATCGGCCCTGCCATTGCAAAGTTGCTGGAACAGGAAGGCATTCAAAACTTTAAAGACCTTTCCAAAGCCACCATCAAGAAATTAAAGGGTGTTCTGGACGCTGCCGGAAGCAAATTTGCAATGCACGATCCCAAAAGCTGGCCCAAACAGGCGAAATTGGCCGCCGCTGAGAAATGGGAAGAGCTGAAAGCGTTACAACAGGAACTGCTTGGCGGAAAATAA
- a CDS encoding ThuA domain-containing protein — MKKIALLLLLLVVVTTAGAARPKILVFYKTAGFYHQSIEAGLPAIYKLGTDHGFSVDSTKDSGAFTEANLKKYAAIVFLSTTGTLFDAAQQTALQDYVHKGGGIVGIHAATDAEYEWPWYNQMMGAWFLSHPKQQTATLNVTDRTHISTRHLPAQWIRKDEWYNFKNLNKDVKVLITIDENSYEGGKNGAFHPMAWYHNFEGGRVFYTELGHVNESYTDPLFLEHILGGIRYAMGKNKKWK, encoded by the coding sequence ATGAAAAAGATAGCCCTATTATTATTGCTGCTGGTGGTAGTGACCACTGCCGGTGCCGCCAGGCCAAAGATCCTCGTTTTTTATAAAACGGCGGGTTTTTACCACCAGTCCATAGAAGCCGGTCTGCCGGCAATCTATAAACTGGGTACTGATCATGGTTTTTCGGTAGACAGTACAAAGGATTCCGGAGCATTTACGGAGGCCAACCTGAAAAAATATGCTGCCATCGTTTTTCTGAGCACCACGGGTACGCTATTTGATGCGGCGCAGCAAACAGCGCTTCAGGATTATGTGCACAAGGGTGGGGGAATCGTCGGCATTCATGCAGCCACTGACGCAGAGTATGAGTGGCCCTGGTATAATCAGATGATGGGTGCCTGGTTTCTGAGTCACCCCAAACAGCAGACCGCCACATTGAATGTTACCGACAGAACCCATATCAGCACCAGGCATCTTCCGGCGCAATGGATCCGTAAGGATGAATGGTACAATTTTAAAAACCTGAATAAGGACGTAAAGGTACTGATCACGATCGATGAGAACAGCTATGAAGGCGGCAAGAACGGTGCCTTCCATCCTATGGCCTGGTACCACAATTTTGAAGGTGGCCGGGTTTTTTATACGGAACTGGGGCATGTGAATGAATCATATACTGACCCGTTGTTCCTGGAACATATTTTAGGCGGTATCCGGTATGCTATGGGAAAGAATAAAAAATGGAAATAA
- a CDS encoding Crp/Fnr family transcriptional regulator encodes MFTNLIKNLEGYLHFNEEELAFLTADMEVRTVRKNEKVSRVGEIANHVYYIDKGLIRFYHEIGGKEHTYKIFRENMWASDYAAFLTRSKSMMHIEALEDTVLIQLHYDHMQKGYERAKVFERFGRKMAESLFLITVQRTLDIMVKSPETRYLELVEHDAEIIRRVPLKYIASMLGIEPESLSRIRKRTSRLQPKA; translated from the coding sequence ATGTTTACCAATCTTATTAAAAACCTGGAGGGATATCTTCATTTTAATGAAGAAGAACTGGCTTTTCTGACTGCGGATATGGAAGTAAGAACAGTGCGGAAAAACGAAAAAGTAAGCCGTGTGGGCGAAATCGCTAACCATGTTTATTACATTGATAAAGGATTGATCCGATTTTATCATGAGATCGGAGGAAAAGAGCATACATACAAGATCTTTCGGGAGAATATGTGGGCCAGCGATTACGCAGCCTTTCTGACCCGTTCAAAATCGATGATGCATATAGAAGCGTTGGAAGATACGGTGCTGATTCAACTTCATTACGACCATATGCAGAAAGGATATGAGCGGGCGAAGGTATTTGAGCGTTTTGGGCGCAAGATGGCGGAATCACTTTTTTTGATCACCGTGCAGCGAACACTGGATATAATGGTTAAATCGCCCGAAACCCGCTACCTGGAACTGGTAGAGCACGACGCGGAGATCATCCGCCGGGTGCCTTTAAAATATATCGCTTCCATGTTGGGAATCGAACCGGAAAGCCTTAGCCGGATCCGGAAGCGGACCTCCCGTCTTCAACCAAAAGCATAA
- a CDS encoding Hsp20/alpha crystallin family protein, with product MYIQDYRRPKYNVPINIEERDDCYRLTAYVPGYPEENIRTQIINDTLVITGSRDEDDAVVEFLKQEFPVRDFERSLHLNGLVDTACINIRYQDGVLTIFLPKKQEASLYHIRQQLEASLAG from the coding sequence ATGTACATACAGGACTATAGAAGACCCAAATATAATGTGCCCATCAATATCGAAGAACGGGACGATTGCTACCGGTTAACGGCATATGTGCCGGGATACCCGGAAGAAAACATCCGCACACAGATCATCAATGACACCCTGGTCATTACCGGCAGCCGTGACGAAGATGATGCTGTTGTAGAATTTCTGAAACAGGAATTTCCCGTAAGGGATTTTGAACGCAGTTTACATCTGAATGGTCTTGTGGATACGGCCTGTATCAACATCCGGTACCAGGATGGGGTGTTAACAATCTTCCTGCCCAAAAAACAGGAAGCCTCCCTGTATCATATCCGGCAGCAACTGGAAGCATCACTTGCGGGATAG
- a CDS encoding myeloid leukemia factor: MNYGRKGRRPRVFLFVLLGLLAVLLFGWIVMLLWNAILPDLLNTKHISYWQAVGLLVLSKILFGVGPGKHHHKGPSERLRQKFRNMSEDERKEFREAWRQRCGQWRRFPGEE; the protein is encoded by the coding sequence ATGAATTATGGAAGAAAAGGCAGACGGCCCCGTGTTTTTTTGTTTGTGCTGCTGGGATTACTGGCCGTCCTCCTGTTTGGATGGATCGTAATGCTTTTATGGAATGCCATATTGCCCGATCTGCTGAACACGAAACACATCAGCTACTGGCAGGCAGTAGGATTGCTGGTGCTTTCCAAGATCCTTTTTGGAGTTGGTCCCGGAAAACATCATCATAAGGGCCCGTCGGAGCGTCTCCGCCAGAAATTCCGGAATATGAGTGAGGATGAACGAAAGGAGTTCCGGGAAGCATGGCGGCAACGCTGCGGCCAGTGGCGGCGCTTTCCTGGCGAGGAATAG
- a CDS encoding RNA polymerase sigma factor has translation MQEQKLAILAEERKQNVIQTVKEYGKRLFGFIRKNVNTDADAEDILQDVWYQYTNATATQTIEQVSGWLFKVARNKITDKYRKKKDNRIDDFQYENEEGELQFRELFFTLDNDPELADIKKLFWEELFAALEELPANQRDVFILNELEEKTLQEIADAAGENLKTIISRKRYAVLHLRNRLQYLYDELMNY, from the coding sequence ATGCAGGAGCAAAAACTGGCAATATTGGCGGAAGAAAGGAAGCAAAACGTCATCCAGACCGTAAAGGAATACGGTAAACGTCTCTTTGGTTTTATCCGTAAAAACGTAAACACCGATGCAGATGCGGAAGATATTTTGCAGGATGTCTGGTACCAGTACACCAATGCCACAGCCACCCAAACCATTGAGCAGGTCAGCGGCTGGCTGTTTAAAGTGGCCCGCAATAAAATCACGGATAAATACCGGAAGAAGAAAGACAACCGGATCGATGATTTCCAGTACGAGAATGAGGAGGGCGAACTTCAATTCCGCGAACTGTTTTTTACGCTGGACAATGATCCGGAACTGGCAGACATTAAAAAATTGTTCTGGGAAGAACTGTTTGCGGCCCTGGAGGAGTTGCCTGCAAATCAGCGCGATGTTTTTATTTTGAACGAGCTGGAGGAAAAAACCTTACAGGAAATTGCCGATGCAGCCGGCGAAAATTTAAAAACCATCATCAGCCGGAAGCGGTATGCGGTATTGCACCTGCGCAACCGGCTGCAGTATTTATATGATGAATTAATGAACTATTAA
- a CDS encoding cupin domain-containing protein, which translates to MVQSNFFQVDNETPWQDAGPGAQRQVYGFDDNLMLVKVQFEKGAVGAMHTHPHSQASYVASGAFELIIGDQKKVVGAGDGFYVPPHVLHGCTCLEAGMLIDAFSPRREDFL; encoded by the coding sequence ATGGTGCAAAGTAATTTTTTCCAGGTAGATAATGAAACACCGTGGCAGGACGCCGGGCCGGGAGCACAGCGGCAGGTATATGGTTTTGATGACAACCTGATGCTGGTAAAAGTGCAATTTGAAAAAGGTGCAGTGGGAGCAATGCATACACACCCCCATTCGCAGGCGAGCTACGTAGCGAGCGGGGCCTTTGAATTGATCATCGGCGATCAAAAGAAAGTGGTGGGGGCCGGCGACGGTTTTTATGTGCCTCCGCATGTACTGCATGGATGTACCTGCCTGGAAGCGGGCATGCTGATCGATGCATTCAGTCCGCGCCGGGAAGATTTTCTCTAA
- a CDS encoding transglutaminase-like domain-containing protein yields MKAKTLVLLYSIFLTPAALAQKALPVIKATSASVDIRNDDKLAKKVWRVVPEKPLDVYTTSAKQVTFYTDIDSISFTIGPQQQCDFVILLNGKDSAKTRIRYQPSRLDLLKAAGEYNAEDHRFIPPFTYQSADNPNLKKIREHLQLDSVAGKGSELSRIFNLLHWVHNLVKHDGGSNNPVLKNAIDLINTCKAESRGVNCRMLATILNECYLSIGIKSRYITCMPKETKFDDCHVINMVFSKELDKWIWIDPTFDAYVMDEKGNLLGIQEVRERLVNAHPLVLNADANWNRKSLQTKEGYLEGYMAKNLYRLQTPLVSESDTETWKKGKTVTYVELLPLDGIEQSPQKKESTNMATGVTLTYYKTNSPRLFWAKP; encoded by the coding sequence ATGAAAGCAAAAACCCTTGTATTACTGTATTCGATTTTCTTAACCCCGGCGGCCCTTGCACAAAAAGCACTGCCGGTAATAAAAGCAACTTCTGCCAGTGTTGATATCAGGAATGATGATAAACTGGCAAAAAAAGTATGGCGCGTCGTTCCGGAGAAGCCATTGGATGTGTATACCACTTCCGCAAAACAGGTAACTTTTTATACGGATATTGACTCAATCTCTTTTACCATTGGCCCTCAGCAACAATGCGACTTTGTGATTTTGCTAAACGGGAAGGATTCAGCAAAAACACGAATCCGGTACCAACCCTCAAGACTTGATCTATTAAAAGCCGCCGGGGAATATAATGCTGAAGACCATCGTTTCATTCCCCCCTTCACGTATCAATCTGCAGACAACCCCAACTTAAAGAAAATCCGTGAGCACCTGCAATTAGATTCGGTGGCCGGAAAGGGCAGTGAATTATCCCGGATCTTCAATCTCCTGCATTGGGTACATAATCTGGTTAAGCATGATGGCGGCAGTAATAACCCTGTCCTGAAAAACGCCATAGATTTGATCAACACCTGTAAAGCCGAAAGCCGGGGCGTGAATTGCAGGATGCTGGCAACCATTCTTAACGAATGTTACCTGTCGATAGGCATAAAATCGAGATATATAACGTGCATGCCCAAAGAAACAAAATTTGATGATTGCCATGTAATCAATATGGTATTCAGTAAGGAGCTGGATAAGTGGATATGGATCGATCCGACCTTTGACGCCTATGTGATGGATGAAAAAGGAAATCTTTTAGGAATACAGGAAGTCAGAGAACGATTGGTTAACGCACACCCCCTGGTATTGAATGCAGACGCCAACTGGAATCGCAAAAGCCTGCAGACAAAAGAAGGATATCTCGAAGGTTACATGGCAAAAAACTTATACCGCCTGCAAACGCCGCTTGTTAGTGAATCTGACACCGAAACCTGGAAAAAGGGAAAAACGGTCACTTATGTGGAATTACTTCCATTAGATGGCATTGAGCAATCTCCGCAAAAAAAAGAATCCACAAATATGGCCACAGGTGTTACGTTAACCTATTATAAAACCAATAGCCCCCGTCTGTTTTGGGCAAAGCCTTAG
- a CDS encoding lysophospholipid acyltransferase family protein: protein MYYIVYGFLYLCSLLPLPVLYLLSDFFYAVVYYLIEYRKKVVMDNLAIAFPEKTMEERKRIAKDFYHKFIDSFVETVKLLSAPDAFFEKRFTGNWEVVDRYYDQNRSVQLILGHTFNWEWGNVQIVRKIRHTFLGVYMPISSKPLNRVFKKLRSRSGAVLLSAHHMTREFLPYRKALYCLGLVADQSPGHLKNARWYNFFNRKTAFTVGPAKGAITNDAVVIFASIARRKRGYYKVTFTVADEHPKANVNETQLTKKFVQFLEATIRRSPDMWLWSHRRWKHEWKEGDIMGE from the coding sequence ATGTATTATATTGTTTACGGATTTTTGTATCTATGCTCCCTGCTTCCGCTGCCGGTATTATACCTGTTGTCGGACTTTTTTTATGCCGTAGTTTACTATCTCATCGAATACCGGAAAAAAGTGGTTATGGACAACCTGGCCATCGCCTTTCCCGAAAAAACGATGGAAGAACGGAAGCGGATCGCTAAAGATTTTTACCATAAATTCATCGATTCCTTTGTAGAAACAGTGAAGCTGCTTTCTGCACCGGATGCTTTTTTTGAAAAGCGCTTTACCGGAAACTGGGAAGTGGTAGACCGTTACTATGACCAGAACCGGAGTGTACAATTGATCCTGGGGCATACGTTTAACTGGGAATGGGGCAATGTACAGATCGTACGTAAGATCCGGCATACCTTCCTCGGTGTATATATGCCCATTAGCAGCAAACCGCTGAACCGGGTATTTAAAAAACTACGTTCCCGCAGCGGGGCCGTGCTCCTGAGCGCACATCACATGACCCGTGAATTTTTACCTTACCGCAAAGCCCTCTACTGCCTGGGCCTTGTTGCCGACCAAAGCCCGGGACATTTAAAGAATGCACGGTGGTATAACTTCTTCAACAGGAAAACAGCCTTTACTGTTGGACCAGCAAAAGGCGCCATTACCAATGATGCTGTTGTCATATTCGCCTCCATTGCACGCAGGAAACGGGGCTATTACAAGGTTACTTTTACAGTAGCAGACGAACATCCCAAAGCCAATGTGAATGAAACCCAACTTACAAAAAAATTTGTGCAATTCCTGGAAGCTACCATCCGCAGGAGCCCGGATATGTGGCTCTGGAGCCATCGCAGATGGAAGCACGAATGGAAGGAAGGTGATATCATGGGCGAATGA